Proteins encoded by one window of Streptomyces sp. NBC_01477:
- a CDS encoding PRC-barrel domain-containing protein, with the protein MTDSMWAHQPAAGYNEGTDLAGFRVEATDGSIGKVDKHSVEVDSSYLVVDAGVWIFGKHVLLPAATISSIDLDQQTVFIALTKEQIKDAPKFDKEKHLTDPEHRAQTEHYYGRHRRV; encoded by the coding sequence GTGACTGACTCCATGTGGGCACACCAGCCGGCTGCCGGATACAACGAAGGCACGGACCTGGCCGGATTCCGGGTCGAGGCGACCGACGGAAGCATCGGGAAGGTCGACAAGCACTCCGTGGAGGTGGACTCGTCCTACCTCGTGGTCGACGCCGGCGTGTGGATCTTCGGAAAGCACGTGCTGCTGCCCGCGGCCACCATCAGCTCCATCGACCTCGACCAGCAGACGGTGTTCATCGCCCTGACGAAGGAGCAGATCAAGGACGCTCCGAAGTTCGACAAGGAGAAGCACCTCACCGACCCCGAGCACCGCGCGCAGACCGAGCACTACTACGGACGCCACCGCCGGGTGTGA
- a CDS encoding YybH family protein: protein MSTESFTAETATEPETDLPTVIGEFVDAINAGSADGVRRCFTEKAVVNDGGREIRGREAIARWADEEFFQAAGTIRPSRVQPISQLGGDQVVTAHLHGTHRSGMSTLLVTATPAAIAVLQLRR, encoded by the coding sequence ATGAGCACCGAATCGTTTACGGCCGAGACGGCCACCGAACCCGAAACCGACCTCCCCACCGTCATCGGTGAATTCGTCGACGCCATCAACGCGGGCAGCGCGGACGGCGTCCGGCGGTGTTTCACCGAAAAGGCCGTCGTGAATGACGGTGGCCGCGAAATACGGGGCCGGGAGGCCATCGCCCGGTGGGCGGACGAGGAATTCTTCCAGGCCGCCGGCACGATTCGGCCCAGTCGCGTACAGCCGATCTCGCAACTGGGCGGCGACCAGGTGGTGACCGCGCACCTGCACGGCACCCACCGGTCCGGCATGTCCACCCTGCTGGTCACCGCCACCCCCGCGGCCATCGCGGTCCTGCAACTGCGCCGGTGA
- a CDS encoding phage holin family protein, with amino-acid sequence MSSAQPHTTDFDRDTRTSGSEPVGELVQRASQQLTELVRGELRLAQAEMTEKGKRYGKGGGLFGGAGLVGFLMLQALVASAIAGLAVPLPLWAAALIVTAVLGAVAAVLALTGKKQVSRAAPPAPQETIENVKADVAEIKRSAHR; translated from the coding sequence ATGTCCAGTGCACAGCCGCACACCACAGACTTCGACCGCGATACGCGGACTTCCGGGTCCGAGCCGGTGGGCGAGCTGGTCCAGCGGGCCTCGCAGCAGCTGACCGAGCTTGTGCGCGGCGAACTGAGGCTGGCGCAGGCGGAGATGACGGAGAAGGGCAAGCGCTACGGCAAGGGCGGCGGGCTGTTCGGCGGCGCCGGGCTGGTCGGCTTCCTGATGCTCCAGGCGCTGGTCGCCAGCGCGATCGCCGGCCTGGCCGTGCCGTTGCCGCTGTGGGCCGCGGCGCTGATCGTCACCGCGGTGCTGGGCGCGGTCGCCGCGGTGCTGGCGCTGACCGGGAAGAAGCAGGTCAGCCGGGCGGCGCCGCCCGCGCCCCAGGAGACGATCGAGAACGTGAAGGCAGACGTGGCCGAGATCAAGAGGAGTGCCCACCGATGA
- a CDS encoding DUF3618 domain-containing protein — MSKPDDEQIASSPEQLRKEVEQTRAELGQTVEELAAKADVKARAKEKTAEVKEQAAVKATEVKEQATAKAAEVKEQAAVKAAEVRGQAAVKAEELKSKAVQTGHRVQDRIPDQVKDKAAQAAGQVRAKAGQVGGVWEDKAPEPLQEKTAQGAQLARENRTALLVGAGVVAVAWLAWHRRNG, encoded by the coding sequence ATGAGCAAGCCGGACGACGAGCAGATCGCGTCAAGCCCCGAGCAGCTGCGCAAGGAGGTCGAGCAGACCCGCGCCGAGCTGGGGCAGACCGTGGAGGAGCTGGCGGCCAAGGCCGACGTCAAGGCCCGGGCCAAGGAGAAGACCGCCGAGGTCAAGGAACAGGCCGCGGTCAAGGCGACAGAGGTCAAGGAGCAGGCCACCGCGAAGGCCGCCGAGGTCAAGGAGCAGGCCGCGGTCAAGGCCGCCGAGGTCAGGGGACAAGCCGCGGTCAAGGCCGAGGAGCTGAAGTCCAAGGCGGTGCAGACCGGGCACCGGGTGCAGGACAGGATTCCCGACCAGGTCAAGGACAAGGCCGCGCAGGCCGCCGGCCAGGTCCGCGCCAAGGCCGGCCAGGTCGGCGGCGTGTGGGAGGACAAGGCACCCGAGCCGCTGCAGGAGAAGACGGCTCAGGGCGCGCAGCTGGCGCGGGAGAACCGTACGGCGCTGCTGGTGGGCGCGGGTGTGGTGGCTGTCGCGTGGCTGGCGTGGCACCGCAGGAACGGATGA
- a CDS encoding STAS domain-containing protein translates to MSGALRVHIVEERGRLAVVAAAGDLDMSTAGDFHNAATGLIAEHPDLVVDLAGVEFCDSSGFNALLRVQRRVHEAGGRFALAAAPEPVARLLTLAGGGDDLFALYRGWEQGAEALSR, encoded by the coding sequence GTGAGCGGAGCGCTACGGGTGCACATCGTGGAGGAGCGGGGCCGGCTGGCGGTGGTGGCCGCGGCGGGCGATCTGGACATGTCCACCGCCGGGGACTTCCACAACGCCGCGACCGGTCTCATCGCCGAACACCCGGACCTGGTCGTGGACTTGGCGGGAGTGGAATTCTGCGACTCCTCCGGCTTCAACGCGCTGCTGCGGGTGCAGCGCCGGGTGCACGAGGCGGGCGGCCGGTTCGCTCTGGCGGCGGCCCCCGAACCCGTCGCCCGGCTGCTGACACTGGCCGGCGGCGGTGACGACCTCTTCGCCCTCTACCGGGGCTGGGAACAGGGCGCCGAGGCGCTGAGCCGCTGA
- a CDS encoding glutathione-independent formaldehyde dehydrogenase encodes MKAVVYNGPFDVAVKEVPDARVEQPNDAVVRITTTNICGSDLHMYEGRSTVEEGKILGHENMGVVVDTGPGVTRIKVGDRVSVPFNIACGSCRNCLDGMTSFCLRLNPTEGVDGAAYGYANMGPYDGGQAELLRVPYADFNLLELPAGEEHENDFTMLSDIFPTGWHGTVLAGQRAGDRVVVYGAGPVGLLAAHSAMIRGASEVFVVDKEADRLALAESVGATPVDFSEADPVEQILDATDGRGADCGVEAVGYQAHDPAGREHPELVMDNLVKSVRTTGGIGVVGVYMPQDPEAADAAAKEGRIGFDYGTFFTKGQHMGTGQCPVLRYNRRLRDLIVKGVAKPSFLVSHELSLDEAPEGYRHFDDRDDGWTKVLLRPSGAMAAV; translated from the coding sequence GTGAAAGCAGTTGTGTACAACGGGCCCTTCGATGTCGCTGTCAAGGAGGTGCCTGACGCCCGTGTCGAGCAGCCGAACGACGCGGTGGTCCGCATCACCACGACCAACATCTGCGGGTCCGACCTGCACATGTACGAAGGCCGCAGCACCGTCGAGGAGGGCAAGATCCTCGGCCACGAGAACATGGGCGTCGTCGTGGACACCGGACCCGGCGTGACCAGGATCAAGGTCGGCGACCGGGTGTCGGTGCCCTTCAACATCGCCTGCGGGTCCTGCCGCAACTGCCTCGACGGGATGACGTCCTTCTGCCTGCGGCTCAACCCCACCGAGGGCGTGGACGGCGCCGCCTACGGCTACGCGAACATGGGCCCCTACGACGGCGGCCAGGCCGAACTCCTGCGCGTCCCCTACGCGGACTTCAACCTGCTGGAGCTGCCCGCCGGCGAGGAGCACGAGAACGACTTCACGATGCTTTCCGACATCTTCCCCACCGGCTGGCACGGCACGGTGCTGGCCGGCCAGCGCGCCGGGGACCGCGTCGTCGTCTACGGCGCCGGGCCGGTGGGCCTGCTGGCCGCGCACAGCGCGATGATCCGCGGCGCCTCAGAGGTCTTCGTCGTGGACAAGGAGGCCGACCGGCTCGCTCTCGCGGAGTCCGTCGGCGCGACCCCGGTGGACTTCTCCGAGGCCGATCCCGTCGAGCAGATTCTCGACGCCACCGACGGGCGCGGCGCGGACTGCGGGGTGGAGGCCGTGGGCTACCAGGCCCACGACCCGGCGGGCCGGGAGCACCCCGAGCTGGTCATGGACAACCTGGTGAAGTCGGTCCGCACGACCGGCGGCATCGGTGTGGTGGGCGTCTACATGCCGCAGGACCCCGAGGCGGCGGACGCCGCGGCGAAGGAGGGCCGGATCGGGTTCGACTACGGCACCTTCTTCACCAAGGGCCAGCACATGGGTACGGGCCAGTGCCCGGTGCTGCGGTACAACCGGCGGCTGCGCGACCTGATCGTCAAGGGTGTCGCCAAGCCGTCGTTCCTGGTGTCGCACGAACTCAGCCTCGACGAGGCGCCCGAGGGCTACCGCCACTTCGACGACCGCGACGACGGCTGGACGAAGGTGCTCCTGCGGCCGTCCGGGGCCATGGCGGCGGTCTGA
- a CDS encoding endonuclease, with protein sequence MAATPRRDVMRALLDGYGRTYAAEAGIRLTDTPQPLYRLLVLAGLLSAPIRAGTAVAAAKELTAAGMRDPRRMAAATWQQRVDALGRGGYRRYDERTATQLGEGAELAAERYGGDLRRLRDEAGGDTAAIRRGLQEFPGVGPAGADIFLREAQAVWPQAAPYLDAKALQGARALGLPTTPAALLPLADGTQPAVLASALVRVALDKTAPRSVREAAHA encoded by the coding sequence ATGGCCGCCACCCCCCGGCGCGACGTGATGCGCGCCCTTCTGGACGGCTACGGCCGTACGTACGCCGCCGAGGCGGGCATCCGCCTCACGGACACCCCGCAGCCGCTGTACCGGCTGCTCGTGCTCGCCGGCCTGCTCAGCGCCCCTATCCGGGCCGGGACCGCCGTCGCCGCGGCCAAGGAGCTGACCGCGGCGGGTATGCGCGATCCGCGCCGGATGGCGGCGGCCACCTGGCAGCAGCGGGTCGACGCGCTCGGCCGCGGCGGCTACCGGCGCTACGACGAGCGCACCGCCACCCAGCTCGGCGAGGGCGCGGAATTGGCCGCCGAACGCTACGGCGGTGACCTGCGGCGGCTGCGGGACGAGGCCGGCGGCGACACCGCCGCGATCCGCCGCGGGCTCCAGGAATTCCCCGGCGTCGGACCGGCCGGCGCCGACATCTTCCTGCGTGAGGCGCAGGCCGTCTGGCCGCAGGCGGCGCCCTACCTCGACGCCAAGGCCCTCCAGGGCGCCCGCGCCCTGGGCCTGCCCACCACCCCGGCGGCCCTGCTCCCCCTCGCCGACGGCACGCAGCCGGCCGTCCTGGCCTCCGCGCTGGTCCGCGTCGCCCTGGACAAGACGGCCCCGCGCTCCGTCCGCGAAGCCGCCCACGCCTGA
- a CDS encoding DUF5709 domain-containing protein: MTDDARGDEVYQPTGSNEEQEDASPLDMEDAVGEDDYDTMLDRGYSPPERPYAVDKPGTTAAEQREGENLDERLSEEVPDVGDRPQDLDGDPLGDAPGTDGELVDQEAGDERSGRLVAPNQGIERPVHDGVAATDVGIDDASAPAEEAAVHEVDDPERGGTAP, from the coding sequence ATGACCGACGACGCGAGGGGCGACGAGGTCTACCAGCCCACCGGGAGCAACGAGGAGCAGGAGGACGCCTCCCCGCTCGACATGGAGGACGCCGTCGGCGAGGACGACTACGACACGATGCTCGACCGCGGCTACTCGCCGCCGGAACGCCCGTACGCGGTGGACAAGCCCGGCACCACGGCGGCCGAGCAGCGCGAGGGCGAGAACCTCGACGAACGGCTGTCCGAGGAGGTGCCGGACGTCGGCGACAGGCCGCAGGACCTGGACGGGGACCCGCTCGGCGACGCGCCGGGGACCGACGGCGAGCTGGTCGACCAGGAGGCGGGCGACGAGAGGTCCGGGCGGCTGGTCGCGCCGAACCAGGGCATCGAGCGGCCGGTGCACGACGGGGTCGCCGCCACCGATGTGGGCATCGACGACGCCTCCGCGCCGGCCGAGGAGGCCGCGGTGCACGAGGTGGACGACCCCGAGCGCGGCGGCACGGCGCCATGA
- a CDS encoding MFS transporter, with the protein MTTALAQRSPLRSRQFRRVVTAEFVSSVGTQMTTLALPWFVLMTSGSPARMGLVFVIQILPVPLLAMPAGLLVARWGARRVTIAGDLADAVLVAAVPTLYFADLLPFWALLAIVALVGCVASAYLSAQRMLLTETVGSDEGAVTAANALFETATSSARLVGPAVAGFLIAGIGALNVLWVDAVSFAVSAALLTGLPRGEPAQAPLSANHMAEGARYLFRDPVLRTMSLAVLGYGTLMPVVLLALPVMARSRYDANPHVVGWLLAAWGGGTALGTVIVARLARRIPPTRFAACGGVGAALVLWLLPWDQPAATAALTVAAGCMFLPAVTAPAVALLTLRPPEHLRPHVVPVFGAAVFVASPVAYAVAGVLFEHLAVGTVLVAVAVGASLCALVLLNLVRRPAD; encoded by the coding sequence GTGACGACCGCGCTGGCGCAGCGCTCGCCCTTGCGGAGCCGGCAGTTCCGCAGGGTCGTCACCGCCGAGTTCGTCTCCTCGGTCGGCACCCAGATGACGACGCTGGCGCTGCCGTGGTTCGTCCTGATGACCAGCGGCTCACCGGCACGGATGGGGCTGGTGTTCGTCATCCAGATCCTGCCGGTGCCGCTGCTGGCCATGCCCGCCGGGCTGCTCGTGGCCCGCTGGGGTGCCCGCCGCGTCACGATCGCCGGCGACCTGGCCGACGCGGTGCTGGTGGCGGCGGTGCCCACGCTGTACTTCGCGGACCTGCTGCCGTTCTGGGCGCTGCTGGCGATCGTGGCGCTCGTCGGCTGCGTCGCGTCGGCGTACCTGTCCGCGCAGCGCATGCTGCTCACCGAGACCGTCGGCTCCGACGAGGGGGCCGTCACCGCGGCCAACGCGCTGTTCGAGACGGCGACCTCGTCGGCGCGGCTGGTCGGCCCCGCGGTCGCGGGCTTCCTGATCGCCGGAATCGGCGCGCTCAATGTGCTGTGGGTCGACGCGGTCTCGTTCGCGGTGTCGGCCGCGCTGCTGACCGGGCTGCCGCGCGGCGAGCCCGCGCAGGCGCCGCTGTCGGCGAACCACATGGCGGAGGGCGCGCGCTACCTCTTCCGTGACCCGGTGCTGCGGACGATGTCGCTGGCCGTGCTCGGGTACGGCACCCTCATGCCCGTCGTGCTGCTCGCGCTGCCGGTCATGGCCAGGAGCCGCTACGACGCCAACCCCCATGTGGTCGGCTGGCTGCTGGCCGCGTGGGGCGGCGGCACCGCCCTGGGCACCGTGATCGTCGCCCGGCTCGCGCGCCGCATCCCGCCGACCCGCTTCGCGGCCTGCGGCGGTGTGGGCGCGGCGCTCGTGCTGTGGCTGCTGCCGTGGGACCAGCCGGCCGCCACGGCGGCGCTGACGGTCGCGGCCGGCTGCATGTTCCTGCCCGCGGTGACCGCGCCCGCCGTCGCCCTGCTGACCCTGCGGCCGCCCGAACACCTGCGCCCGCACGTGGTCCCGGTGTTCGGCGCCGCCGTCTTCGTGGCCAGCCCGGTCGCCTACGCGGTGGCGGGCGTCCTCTTCGAGCACCTCGCCGTGGGCACGGTGCTGGTCGCGGTCGCGGTGGGGGCGAGCCTGTGCGCACTGGTGCTGCTGAACCTGGTGCGCCGCCCGGCCGACTGA
- a CDS encoding MbtH family protein — protein sequence MANPSDGPDGAYRVLVNEEAQHSLWPSGVGVPAGWSPVFGPGTRDACAGYVEAHWTDLRPASVRAAR from the coding sequence ATGGCGAATCCGTCCGACGGCCCCGACGGGGCCTACCGGGTGCTGGTCAACGAGGAGGCGCAGCACAGCCTGTGGCCGTCCGGCGTCGGCGTGCCGGCCGGCTGGTCGCCGGTGTTCGGCCCCGGCACGCGGGACGCCTGCGCCGGCTACGTCGAGGCCCACTGGACGGACCTGCGCCCGGCCTCGGTCCGGGCGGCCCGGTGA
- a CDS encoding cytochrome P450, giving the protein MTEPTCPITNGLPTLRERPFDPPEVLRAQGPICRMAFPDGYEGWLVTGYRQGRAILSDKRFSSASTHKHLAFPSDRPSDLEEGIPGLFEHMDPPDHTRFRRLLAGQFTLRRMRMLTPRIEEITAQYADAMLRKGPPADLVADYAVPVSSQVICELLGVPVADRERFEGNSANILRLDVDPLEAQASVKDLVELTGELLMRKKAEPAGDVLSVLVAGEDVSFPEAIGATLLLLVAGHETTANMLSLGTYALLDNPDQLDLLRADESLVEGAVEELLRYLTVVHVGVQRTPTEDVEIDGVTLRKGETVLIHLPSANRDPDQFTDPDRLDVTQGGLGHLTFSHGIHQCLGQQLARLELRIGYTALLRRFPGLRLAEAPERIPMRSDMTVYGVHRLPVAW; this is encoded by the coding sequence ATGACCGAACCCACCTGCCCCATCACCAACGGGCTGCCGACCCTGCGGGAGCGGCCGTTCGACCCGCCGGAGGTGCTGCGCGCCCAGGGGCCGATCTGCCGGATGGCCTTCCCCGACGGCTACGAGGGCTGGCTCGTCACCGGCTACCGGCAGGGCCGCGCGATCCTGTCCGACAAGCGGTTCAGCTCCGCCTCGACGCACAAGCACCTGGCCTTCCCCTCCGACCGCCCCTCGGACCTGGAAGAGGGGATACCCGGCCTGTTCGAGCACATGGACCCGCCGGACCACACCCGTTTCCGGCGGCTGCTGGCCGGCCAGTTCACGCTGCGCCGGATGCGGATGCTCACCCCGCGGATCGAGGAGATCACCGCGCAGTACGCCGACGCGATGCTCCGCAAGGGGCCGCCCGCCGACCTGGTCGCGGACTACGCGGTGCCGGTGTCCTCGCAGGTGATCTGCGAGCTGCTCGGGGTGCCCGTCGCCGACCGCGAGCGGTTCGAGGGCAACTCGGCGAACATCCTGCGCCTGGACGTCGACCCGCTGGAGGCGCAGGCCTCGGTGAAGGACCTCGTCGAGCTGACCGGTGAACTGCTCATGCGCAAGAAGGCGGAGCCGGCCGGCGACGTGCTGAGCGTGCTGGTGGCGGGGGAGGACGTCAGCTTCCCCGAGGCGATCGGCGCCACCTTGCTGCTGCTGGTCGCCGGGCACGAGACCACGGCGAACATGCTCTCGCTCGGCACGTACGCGCTGCTGGACAACCCCGACCAGCTCGACCTGCTGCGCGCGGACGAGTCGCTGGTCGAAGGCGCGGTCGAGGAGCTGCTGCGCTACCTCACCGTCGTGCACGTGGGAGTGCAGCGCACCCCCACCGAGGACGTCGAGATCGACGGGGTGACCCTGCGCAAGGGCGAGACCGTGCTGATCCACCTCCCCAGCGCCAACCGCGACCCGGACCAGTTCACCGACCCCGACCGCCTCGACGTCACCCAGGGCGGGCTCGGCCACCTCACCTTCAGCCACGGCATCCACCAGTGCCTCGGGCAGCAGCTGGCCCGGCTGGAACTGCGCATCGGCTACACCGCGCTGCTGCGGCGCTTCCCCGGCCTGCGCCTCGCCGAGGCCCCGGAGCGGATCCCGATGCGCTCCGACATGACCGTCTACGGCGTGCACCGGCTGCCGGTGGCGTGGTAG